The DNA window atataaaataatatcgcatatatatgtaaaaaagaATAGACGAATGAGTGACCAATTTAACACctttcatcaaaaaattatgttatgtatatataataaacaATATTATATAATCAACTATAATTCATTCGGCTAAAAATgccatttatatatatgatgacaTTACATTATCGTTTACAAAATCTTTtatttacattatatatactatatacaGAATTTATATATGTCGAAACTCTTAAACAATACtattacataaattaataaGTTAATACTATATAGTAGTATTAATTTCCTCCACGTAAATGTGTATAAAATTTTTGTGTTCTTCTATGAAGAATAAAAGCAAGACAAGTTCCTAGTAAACAAAGACAACCCCATATAATAAAAGTTGTTTGAAAACATTTAATTCCCAAACAACTTCCTAAtgaattttcttgttttctataaaGCATAGCTGCCAAATCCCCAAATATAAATGAACCAATTGGTATATTTGCTACCACAATATTGTGATTAACACCAAAATTTTTGGTCCCAAATAGCTCAGCTGTTTGTGAAACTGAAATTGAAGTAATTGCTCCAGTGCAAATTCCAATTATAGCTGTGCTAATATAAAGACAAATGTGACTATTGTTGAGTAGTAAAAAGAAAGCTCCTGTCATTGGTGCTAGTGTCACTGCTATCGTAGCTGGTCTTGATATTGCATATTTACTcctgaaataaataataaatcgACGAGTTTTAGTTCTGAACACTGATAGTATATAAATTTTCTGAACCATCTAATTAAATTGACGTATAATAACGCGCAACTATTCATAATGGGCCTACATTGTCCACGATGATCACTCATCGtcatcaattatttttagtatatgaTCTAATGGAGTGATCatgtaaaaagaatatttacaaCTATCAAGTGAAGTAAAGGACAATAACCGGTAACTAtatacatcaaaattatttttgggcTAAGACATTCTTTCAATATataatgtgtcattcttttttagactAACTAAATAGAAAAGTGTGTTACgtaaattgaaataaagaaaatagataaaaataattaatctacGGATTTTGAGACCTAAAAAAATAGCCGgcaaatatatgtataatatgcaCAAGTTAAACGTAATTAGTGTATACGTTATGTATTATTTAGCTAATATTGGatgtaattattttgtttgacCGGCCAAATATTGTATACCTTGCGCTTTCATTTATGTGTCCTAATCCAAATTAGATATCATGTCATGTATAATTTGATTTGACATTTGTGTTGCTTAAAGCCAGGCAATACCAAATTAATATTTGTGTTTAATATAAGAACACGAAGTACGTACCATACCAGACTAGTTAATATATACTTATGCTGATTTTTATTTAGTGAATTAAATGCATGAAAATACTTAGTTTAAAAAATTctgaagaaaaaatgaaatgaatggtGATGATTATATTTGGGTTTTCTGATATTAATTATCACACACAAATTAATGTCACCATAACAAGCGGCTCCGTAAATTTTACTACCAACTACTAACATTCTTACAAGAATTGCTTTTGCATTAAAAGCATTAAAACAACCAACAAGAAGTATGGTGTAATAGTGCCCATCATTTTTCTATTCTTGATGAAATGTTTTCAGATTTTATCTTCCAAAATGAATGGAACTTTGGGTATGGAACGTTTATCTTTAAATGGACCATGTGTGACTCCATgacataaatcataattaatcaGTCCAATAAATATCGAACAGTATtagattaaaagaaaatatgaagagAGAAAACTCAAGAAGTGTGGCCTGTTGGGCTAAAACAATCTAAGAATACTCATAGTATGATTTTGGATCAATCTCgcattattttcaaaagaacTCACATCATTAAGAGTATTCAACACTTTATAAGTaacttaatttttcttttcaactatCAAATTATTGACTCTCATATCCATTGTTGGGCTAAAACAATTCAAGAATACTCTTTAAGATGATGTGAAATTGTTCGTTTTGAGACAAGCCATCATGATTTTCCTCAAAAGACCTCACACCATTAAGGGTATCCAAGTCTTTATTTACACATCCAACATGACGACAACAAACACGATTTCTCAAAACTAAATATTTCCTGTTtgaacttaaaaaataattaacttttgaTAGGTTTatgttgaaaattattttttattcatataaCATATATTAAACCTTGAATATTCTTAGCGAAATTTTTGACTTCATCACTAATTAATAGGTCTGACATGAATCTAATTAGTCAGTAAATTTCGAATGccagataagaaaaaaaaaacatgtagaGAGAATTTTGCACCTGGAGAAGAGGTAGTCGAAGAGTGAAGGAAGAAGACGACCAAAGAAGCCAAATGAAGATGATAATGAAACCAATGAAGAAGTTCCAGTGAATCCACGAGTATCAGCAATTTGTCCCAAATTATTCAAATAAACCAAACCCAATGTTGCaccaaacaaataaacaaagaaatataaccaaaaatccaatttcatcaacattttCTTAGGTCCAATTTCCTCCATTACAGCAAATCCAGCATCATTATCTTCTTTAACCCCACAATTAATTACCTCTTCTGGTGTTTTAATATCTTCCTCCAATTTACTCAAATCACAAATCCTTGGATCTCTCCTTATCCAACATTTTCTATGCCAATGTTCTTTCATACTCTCAAACAACGGGACGACGATTggtaacaacaaaaaaatcacCATTCCAATTAAACTCAACAAACTTGGCAATAACTTCGAAATTGCAGGCTTTAAGCTAGTGATCACAGCATATATCCCCGTTGCAATAGTTATAACAAACATAACTCGGAACCCATCTGATAACTTCCTCGATTTACCAATCTTCATATCCCGAATTGCTGGAGCAACAACAATGGCAAAAAACAGGGGCAAAACAGAGTTCATGAGTAGATACGTTTCAGCCCTTTTACTCGGGGTGAAAACGTTGACAACATCAACTATATCCGTTACAATCTTagcacttaaacttatataactAGTTGATATTCCAACTGCAACTTGTCTATCTAAAGGGAAATTCTGAATCGATACGATATACGATACAGTATTGATCCAGCAAATACTGTTTCCAGCTAAAAAAGTGAGTGAAAAAACATGCCAATatgataatgaatgtatatgatttATGAGAAAAAGATATTGTACTCCGTAACCAATCAATCCAAGTATTGAACCAATTAACAGAACTAACCAAAGGGGTAAATAATTAGCTGCAATACCAGCAAACCAACCAAGTAATTTTCCAGCATCTGAAGCGAATGCTAAGTTATTGAGTTCAATTTGAGAAATTgataaaagtttttttatttgcGAAGAATAAGCTGGAAAATTTGTGTTTGTTCCAGCCATTGATTGTAACCATAATGCTCCAACTAAGCTCATCCATTGTTTAGACATTtcagttctttttttaaattggaaaaaaaaaaactagagatGTTTAAAGTTTGATgagtaataataaataaaagaagaagaatatgtgTAGTTTTATAGATGGGAAATATGTTGAATAGGAGTTGTTTACGAGAAAATGTGCTTGGCAGGAGGCAGGGCCTGAGTCACATGTACGTATGTGTTTGGCGTGacggaaaaatatttttcggaaaatgtttttttttcttgaaatataaGTAAATTTCCTACTTATTTTTTTGTACTTGGTAAGTAAGTAGGGAAGTGGGAGTTTTGAGTGGTGGGATGGGATGGTTGAAGGTGTTGGGTGGATGAGGAGGAGAAAATTAACCAAACGGTTATGGAAGCGAAGAAATTAGagagaaaaattaaagagagaatgAATGATAACTTTTTGTATTGATTTGTGCATTTATTTAAATAGAAGAGTACGTCTCTATTTATAAATAAgtaaagagaataaaataaaaaataatatgttattttccttattaaaaggaaattaataattttgtaatTAATGTAGTCTAGACTttgaaagaaaagtaaatacttttagaatattttttagaCTAAAAAGGAGAAAGCAAAAATAttctataattaataaatagattATAAAGTAGAAGAAAggtaaattacaatatattcttCGTTCGTAGTATTAAGGTCTTTTCAATTTAATTCCCTTTTCTAGGGGTAagacatatttttattaattttgcaTATGCATGACAAATTGAAGGGAGCAATTTCTTGTAATTGGTAAAATGATTGGCATATATGCGATTAGGAGGTTATGGATTTGAGCTAATAAAATAGTCttttacaaaatgaaaaataagattGCATACACTAGATCATTATGCATGGTTCGATCTTTTTCTAAACCTCACACATAATGGGGAACTAGTGTGGGTGAGATAAATTGTTTAATCCTTTTATATTAAGAATTTTGCTAGTGTAGTGGAAAAATATGACTCAAAACTGCTTTCGATCACACCTTTGTATCGCAACTATTGCATTTTCACGTACTTTTATTCCTCTTGTCATAATTTTTGATTTTGCGCGCTTTCTTCAAAAGAAACTCAAAGGTCTGATTAAGTAGTTAACAAAACGggagaaaatgatgaaagattGTAAATTAGGCTCAGATCAAAATAAGGTAGataaattcttttatttgtctAAGCATTGATGGACAGAATTACAATATACATGTCTTTAGAGTCAGAGCTATAGCTTCGATTAGGTGCTCAATCAAATCTAATAATTTTGATGCaattttttaatctaaaaaattcttcaaatatGTACATATTATTAACTTAAAAAGACTTGATTTCACATATTCtagtgaaaaataataaatactcaATGAAACAATAAACGTGTACTATATACCTAAGTTGATTTGAACATCGCTGTTATGGAAAAGAAAATTGTGGTGGCATGAGAAATAGAAGATGTGTATAGTTAGGAACCACCACTTAAGGTTTAGGAGGCATTAAAGGCTCATTATAATTGCGTGTATTTTACaagtaagaaaattaatttttgaaataatatttgcGGCTGTAAAATATGCTAAAACAGATATTTTGAGTATAAAATTTGTTGTAAACGTAACATCAAAGAGGGCAAAATCTGGTTTGCAGTTTGGTTAAGTAACTAAGTGAATTAAGAGTGTTGGACTCTTTTAACTTCATAATTAGGCtcacataattatatttttatttctaatactaataaaaataattatgtttatATCTATATATGGCACTTTTGCATGATATTTGTTTcgtattaattattgttttctgTAGTTTTCGATACTTATAGATATATTCCAATACCCCTTTTTCTATTTCATGTTTGTTTGACATAAAACTTTCTTGTTTAGAAATTTTCAAGGATGTTTACAACAACATGGCAAGTTGTATTTGTTACTTGTGTGAAAAGGGTGGCATGCACCAACATAAATAGAAATATGATCgtttaacaataatatattcggtTGTAATTCTTTAAGTAGAGTGTAAGAAAGTTGGGGTGTACACAATCTTACACCTACTTtgtaaaaatagaaaagttatttaatttttgttacaAACACTGAActcaaaaaggaaatacaataatatcGAAGAAACAATAGAAACTAAcggagaaaaaaaatgataaataacaAATAGTACGATGACGGAAGTAACATGATCATTCAAATCTATATCACTATCCAATATCTCATCTTTCATTCAATCAATTCATGTCTCTTCTGTCATGCTCACCTAATtatttcgtatagtttttgtgctttttttttctcccttgtTGTTATCATGTAATTTTGTTTATCAAGGttgaaatgagaaaaaaattgctttATGTAATTTCTTGCCTTTGCTGAGATATGAATCGAAAACGTAGCTCATGGATTCTGAACTTATTTTATTGGTCATCAAATTATAACCTTGGTTGCGTATCTTTTTTCTTGTAGTAGTATAAATCTACTACGTTCTACCACatgaaaaaactttttaatGAAACTTTAGTCTTAGCTGGTCATGAGTGCGACCAACCGAAACCAACTAAGGACTTATCTTGTTAAATAGTTGATCTGTGAACCTATGTTAGCTTTGTCAGTATTGATTTTATTGGTTATATGGTGGGAgtcatcaaaatataattactcCCAAAGTAAATGGTCCTTTAATTGCTAGACCTAACCTATAGTATATGTGAATGAATATTTCTAGATTTTTCCAGAATTTAAATTAAACCGAATTTCCTCCAAGTTCAAAGTAACTGCAAAGTGGAATCTCATCCTAGACTTTTTGGGACTCCCaagattttatttaaattaccTATCATGATTAAAAATTGAGAAGTGTCTAGTGTTTATCATCCTTCGCATTAAACTTTAATTTAACGGTAAGATAAGAACTTATCAATATCATGTGTTTACATCAAATAAACAGACTAAAATTCCTTACTTGTGGCCATAGTCTATATTTCTTTATCAGATAGTGGCTACTACTTATTTATTATAGGTATCATCCTCTCAATTAATTAAACTTCTAACTTAACggcaaaataaaaatttatcagTATCAAGTGTTTACGTCAAATAAACAGAGATCCCTCACTTGTGGCCATAGTCTATATTTCAGTATTAGCTAGTAGCTACTACTTATTAGATATAGGTATCGATTGCATGGTTATATGATTTCCAGCACTAACTAATTAATCTTTTGTGTGGAGGACAAATCTGCGGCTCCCAGTTATTGATGTGATGTTTGCAAATTGTAATTATAtctttgatatataatttaattttgctTTTGATGGTCATTTCTATAACCTTGAAGGTTAAGCATTCGTTTGGTAGGGAGCATTAAgagaaataatttatgtattatacgtATAGTATTGTTTAGTATTATGTTTGATAGAAATTTTGGGTTTGTTAATTAAATACTCAGTGTGTTATTATAAGATGTAtaattaagggaaaattgtatataatagcaaattattaattcaaattaaatgctataaatatagtttgatttaattgtacctcatagtaaactgttgttatttcacctctctcctagtgaatctcgctcgccactctcgttctctccctcgcctctctcgttttttatacaaacgcaagtgtataaagtgtgtttgtgtttgtataaagcgagagaaaattgtatatatacatatattttcgttcccctctctcccctctcccagatctcgctctcactcgcctctctcactttatacaaaaaacgcaaattgtataaaatgcgtttgtgtttgtacaaagcgagagaaaattgtatatatacatatattttcgttcccctctctcccctctcccagatctcgctcgccactctcccagatctcgctctctcactcgactctctcactttatacaaaaacgcaaatgtataaaatgcgtgaaaattgtatatatacatatatttttgttcccctctctcagatctcactcgccactctcccagatcttgctcgctcactcgcctctctcactttatacaattgatcttttgtatatgtataccaaaacagattatacaactgctttcttttgtatatgtatagcgaaatatacatatttatgtttgctatggagcgcaattatgcaaactttgttatagcatacaaatatgaattttgtatttgctatatgtgaaagtttaGTAATACATAAgggtgtacatggccgggttggtttgggtttttcaacctcgggatTTTAcgaatttttttgggtttttcggATTTTCGAGTTTTTTcgataaagtattcatacaaacatataatttacttgtattttaaatatttctttagtcctaccaaaatacaactatctaaggtgtttcttaagaaaaaaaataacacaaaatat is part of the Solanum stenotomum isolate F172 chromosome 8, ASM1918654v1, whole genome shotgun sequence genome and encodes:
- the LOC125874682 gene encoding protein NUCLEAR FUSION DEFECTIVE 4, which encodes MSKQWMSLVGALWLQSMAGTNTNFPAYSSQIKKLLSISQIELNNLAFASDAGKLLGWFAGIAANYLPLWLVLLIGSILGLIGYGVQYLFLINHIHSLSYWHVFSLTFLAGNSICWINTVSYIVSIQNFPLDRQVAVGISTSYISLSAKIVTDIVDVVNVFTPSKRAETYLLMNSVLPLFFAIVVAPAIRDMKIGKSRKLSDGFRVMFVITIATGIYAVITSLKPAISKLLPSLLSLIGMVIFLLLPIVVPLFESMKEHWHRKCWIRRDPRICDLSKLEEDIKTPEEVINCGVKEDNDAGFAVMEEIGPKKMLMKLDFWLYFFVYLFGATLGLVYLNNLGQIADTRGFTGTSSLVSLSSSFGFFGRLLPSLFDYLFSRSKYAISRPATIAVTLAPMTGAFFLLLNNSHICLYISTAIIGICTGAITSISVSQTAELFGTKNFGVNHNIVVANIPIGSFIFGDLAAMLYRKQENSLGSCLGIKCFQTTFIIWGCLCLLGTCLAFILHRRTQKFYTHLRGGN